agccttctttatggtccagctctcacttccatacatcactactgggaaaaccatagctttaactatacggacctttgttggcaaggtgatgtctctgctttttatgatgctgtctaggtttgtcatcgcttagCAGGCTATATAAAGGGGAAACTGCCTCCTGCTGAATTTCGGAGCAGATCCAAACAGCCAGTTTGTCCTTGTCGGAGAAGCACTAGAACTGAACTTATTAAATCTTGGGACGGAGAAGTGTATATAAAAAAGCTGAAGTGTCAAGCAGTGCATCCCTCTTCCCTGGGTGGTACCCAAGGATGCTTACTGAAGGCATCTCTGGAATTTGGTTTCCCCCTCCAGGTCTGCCCCTGCTTGTTACCATGGCGAATATGGGATTCTTCGAACTGCTGACGAAGAAGAAGGAGGTAAGGTTTAGAGCAGGTGCAGGACTGATGCCTGAGTCTGGGTTATCATCCGTTCCTCTGCATATAAGCATATATGCacacagtggcaccttggttcccaaacggcgaaaacccaaaagtaagtgttctggtttgcgaacgtttttcagaagctggatGTCACGTCCGGCTGTCGACTATTTTTTCTGgagcgcctgcaccaatcagaagctgcgcattggttttcgaacatttcggaagtcaaacggacttccagaatggattaagtttggtgcttttgtttttgctatttattttgcatttttgtttttgaggcttttttggttcatttgtttttgtgactgtgtggaaccgaGTTcaactattgattgattgattgattgattggttgattgattgattgtgtgactgtggaaatggataaaagtcccccaaccaaacaatgactatcatcagtgcaggtaagaaaaaataataattttaatttttatcaactacaatactgtcttatttattttatagtacagtacattgattattgctttcattttatggatcagtggtcccattagatagtaaaattcatgttaaattgctgttttggggcttgtttttaaaagtctgggccGGATTAACcctttttgcattactttctatgggaaagcacgccttggttttggaatgctttggttttggaacggacttccggaacggattaagtttgagaaccaaggtaccactgtatatgattcttCATTGAGCCAAGCAAGGAGAATGcaagcactggggagagagattTTCTGAGAGTCATCTCCTTCTCACTTGTCATCCTTTCAAACTCGTCTTTAGAGAAGTGATGGCACTTTATTTAAGTAACACCCATGCTTCACCTTGATGTTGCTAAGTGAAATCCCCGTCTCCCTTCTGTCTTCCAGCTGATTCCTCTGATTGGATTTGTGGGATCTGCTGGATGCTTCGCAATCTATTCCAGCTGGCACTCTCTGAGAAAACCTGATGTAGTGTAAGCAACACAGCCCTTCTTTCATCTTAAATCAGCTACaggatttttttaatgtgggGTTGGgagcttatttccaagtaaaggtaaaggtacccctgcccgtatgggccagtcttaacagactctggggttgtgcgcccatctcactcaagaggccaggggccagcgctgtccggagacacttccgggtcacgtggccagcgtgacaagctgcatctggcgagccagcgcagcacacggaacgccgtttaccttcccactggagcggtccctatttatctacttgcacccgggggtgctttcgaactgctaggttggcaggcgctgggaccgagcagcgggagcgcaccccgccgcagggattcgaaccgccgacctttcgatcggcaagccctaggcgctgaagcttttacccacagcgccacccgcgtccctctctatTTCCAAGTAGATGTATTTTATTTCCAAGTAGATGTATTTTAAACTGGGCTATAAGGACCAGTTTTGTAAAAGCGATTAAAGCGGAGGGGGAACCCTGTAATAATACAGTTAAATACAAGATGTCATTTCACCATATCTGATCATCAATACATTTCATTTTTAGTTTTAATAAGTCTGGCAACCAAGAACCATGGCAAGATGTGGATTTTACCAAGCCCCAGAAGGTAATGAAAATACTTGACCAAGAAACGAATTGTTATAGTTCCTAAGTATATTGTGGGTTTTCATTCAGAAATATTAGCGATTTTTCATGTAGGCTGATGTGTTAATAGAGTGGCTGTACAACTGGTGAACTTTTGCTAAACAATAGAGATTTGGACACAATGCCACCTTTAATGTTTGTAAACTGCAGTGCGATCTCTCTTGACGAAGGATGGTTTTTGTGTGATAAAGTGAAGGGCTTGATTTTGGCTATCTCATGGCCAATATTATTTGAATGGTTTACGTAGTAAAGATCTagtttataattttttaattactGCATTTGTTggtcattttatatatataaaaacgtCTCCAAGCGACGTAATAAGAAGGTAAAATGCAAACAGGAAAAATGTACTGTATTAAAagccaaatttatttatttttttaaaaaatgaactataCATTACAAAATTCCTAAATTGCTCATCCAACAATACAGTATGGAGAGCAATGGCTTACTCCATAT
The nucleotide sequence above comes from Podarcis raffonei isolate rPodRaf1 chromosome 14, rPodRaf1.pri, whole genome shotgun sequence. Encoded proteins:
- the C14H15orf48 gene encoding normal mucosa of esophagus-specific gene 1 protein; protein product: MANMGFFELLTKKKELIPLIGFVGSAGCFAIYSSWHSLRKPDVVFNKSGNQEPWQDVDFTKPQKHITLNQQWKPIEELEKVRKITKG